One region of Mesobacillus boroniphilus genomic DNA includes:
- a CDS encoding M20 family peptidase, whose product MNKLKLFLIIISSLLLIFIVATMINTLTLESRQPSPKHFNGTIKEDHAINTLSKAVQFKTISYQDRSKMDMMEFDRFISFLEKSFPMVHKELELEKVNGYALVYKWNGTDSTKNPIGLTSHYDVVPVLEGTEENWEQDPFSGAVADGKIWGRGTLDDKVGVIGILEAAEHMLTEGYQPSRDIYLMFGHDEEIGGDEGASKIVSSLKERGVKFDFVLDEGGAIVENMVPGVEQPVGVVGVSEKGSATAELSIEGSGGHSSQPKDRTNIGRIASAIAKLEETQFPADLKGPGEDLFEFVAPEMSFAMRYVFANKFIFEPIIEKILLQQPASAALIRTTIAPTIFHAGEQYNALPEKASAIINLRLMPGDSLEEVKEFIEETIDDDAIKVTIEGSEASGVSNVDSWHFRSIQQSAKNVYDEAVIAPYLMFAGSDAKHYDSIAENTYRFLPVQLTSEDLNRMHGTNEHISIDNYLNAISFYMEVIKEVDRKVDSKD is encoded by the coding sequence ATGAACAAACTAAAGCTTTTCTTAATAATAATTAGCAGCCTGCTTCTTATATTTATCGTTGCCACCATGATCAATACCCTCACCTTGGAATCCCGACAGCCCTCACCTAAACACTTTAATGGCACTATTAAAGAAGACCATGCGATCAATACCCTTTCAAAAGCGGTTCAATTTAAAACGATTTCCTATCAGGACCGCAGCAAAATGGACATGATGGAATTCGACCGCTTCATTTCCTTTTTAGAAAAGAGCTTTCCTATGGTACATAAAGAGCTGGAGCTTGAAAAAGTGAATGGCTATGCGCTTGTGTATAAATGGAATGGAACAGACTCCACGAAAAATCCTATTGGTTTGACAAGCCATTACGATGTTGTACCCGTCCTTGAAGGCACGGAAGAAAACTGGGAACAAGACCCTTTTAGCGGGGCTGTCGCAGACGGAAAGATTTGGGGTCGCGGTACACTGGATGACAAAGTTGGTGTGATTGGGATTCTTGAAGCTGCAGAACACATGCTTACAGAAGGTTATCAGCCTTCACGAGACATCTATCTAATGTTCGGGCATGATGAAGAAATCGGCGGTGATGAGGGTGCCAGCAAGATTGTGAGTTCACTTAAAGAAAGAGGCGTCAAGTTTGACTTCGTTTTAGATGAAGGAGGAGCCATCGTCGAAAACATGGTTCCGGGTGTCGAGCAGCCCGTCGGTGTTGTTGGGGTTTCCGAGAAAGGGTCAGCGACAGCAGAGCTTTCAATTGAAGGAAGCGGCGGCCATTCTTCACAGCCAAAGGACCGGACCAATATTGGCAGGATTGCCAGCGCGATCGCTAAGCTGGAAGAAACCCAGTTCCCTGCCGACCTGAAAGGGCCAGGTGAGGATTTATTTGAGTTTGTAGCTCCTGAAATGAGCTTTGCCATGAGATATGTCTTTGCCAACAAGTTTATTTTCGAACCAATCATTGAAAAAATCCTTCTGCAGCAGCCCGCTTCTGCCGCGCTGATCAGGACGACGATTGCACCAACGATTTTCCATGCCGGCGAGCAGTACAACGCCCTTCCAGAGAAAGCTTCGGCCATCATCAACTTACGCCTTATGCCGGGTGATTCGTTGGAGGAAGTGAAGGAATTTATAGAAGAAACGATTGACGACGATGCAATCAAAGTGACAATTGAAGGCTCAGAGGCTTCTGGAGTATCTAATGTTGACAGCTGGCATTTCAGATCGATCCAGCAAAGCGCGAAAAATGTTTATGACGAAGCGGTCATAGCCCCCTATCTGATGTTTGCAGGTTCTGATGCCAAACATTACGACAGCATCGCCGAAAACACGTACCGGTTCCTCCCTGTCCAGCTGACATCGGAGGATCTTAACAGGATGCATGGAACGAACGAGCATATTAGTATTGACAACTACCTGAATGCGATCAGTTTTTATATGGAAGTAATTAAGGAAGTTGATAGGAAGGTAGATTCAAAAGATTAA
- a CDS encoding VOC family protein codes for MKSPLYNKINNVFIHVSNLKQSAEWYSNLLGIPFDGQKIKSPVHNIPVTSETGLTLDDHTFDPGFNLKPSGHVLFNFLVDDVDEAYDFVKSNGIIITKEIERIGDFAYFNFQDPDGNVLMICNC; via the coding sequence TTGAAATCACCACTTTATAATAAAATAAACAATGTTTTTATCCATGTGAGCAATTTGAAACAATCCGCAGAATGGTATTCGAACTTGCTGGGGATACCATTTGATGGCCAAAAGATAAAATCACCAGTCCATAACATTCCTGTTACATCTGAAACAGGATTGACCTTGGACGATCACACCTTTGACCCAGGCTTTAATTTAAAGCCCTCCGGCCATGTGTTGTTTAATTTTCTTGTAGATGATGTTGATGAAGCCTATGACTTTGTAAAATCAAATGGAATTATAATAACTAAAGAAATTGAGCGGATTGGCGATTTTGCCTACTTCAATTTCCAGGATCCGGACGGGAATGTATTAATGATTTGTAACTGTTAA
- a CDS encoding MFS transporter has product MMKGFTKEESSWIRYDWASSAYSIIISTAVFPLFYKASATDAGVSLSNSTAYLGYTIAIATFILALIGPILGTIADYQGMKKRFFTIFFTLGITFTAGLAFVPSGNWLMLLVVYTLAVLGSTGSNVFYDAFIVDVTTDERMDRVSARGYGMGYIGSTIPFIISIAIIILAQTKVLPISMTLASQTAFIITAIWWGLFSIPMFKNVHQKHFIEREPQLVLQSFRRLGKTFKEIRKYRALFLFLLAYFFYIDGVGTIITMSTAYGTDLGISSTNLLIILFATQVVAWPFAILFGKLSERFTGKKMLYVGIIVYIFVCIYAYFLETTTDFWILAMLVATSQGGIQALSRSYFAKLVPKANANEFFGFYNIFGKFASIMGPLMVGLTAQLTGNSSMGVFSLVILFVIGMIILAFVPEPEAQPQAPEIA; this is encoded by the coding sequence ATGATGAAAGGTTTTACGAAGGAAGAGAGCAGCTGGATTCGTTATGACTGGGCCAGCTCGGCTTATTCGATTATCATTTCGACGGCTGTATTCCCGCTCTTTTATAAAGCTTCTGCAACCGATGCTGGCGTGAGCCTGTCAAATTCGACCGCCTATTTGGGTTACACAATTGCCATCGCCACCTTCATTCTGGCATTGATCGGGCCGATACTTGGAACCATTGCGGATTATCAAGGCATGAAAAAGCGTTTCTTCACGATATTCTTTACTCTTGGAATCACTTTTACAGCGGGTCTTGCTTTCGTGCCGAGCGGTAACTGGCTGATGCTGCTTGTCGTCTACACCCTTGCCGTGCTCGGATCGACAGGCTCCAACGTTTTCTACGATGCCTTCATCGTTGATGTGACAACGGATGAACGCATGGACAGAGTTTCAGCGCGCGGATACGGGATGGGCTACATCGGGAGTACGATTCCATTCATCATCAGTATCGCAATCATTATTTTAGCCCAGACAAAGGTCCTGCCAATTTCAATGACCTTAGCCAGCCAGACAGCTTTTATCATTACCGCCATTTGGTGGGGACTTTTCTCCATCCCCATGTTTAAAAATGTACATCAAAAGCATTTCATTGAGCGCGAACCGCAATTGGTTCTCCAAAGCTTTAGACGTCTAGGAAAAACCTTTAAGGAAATCCGAAAATATAGGGCATTATTTCTATTCTTATTAGCTTATTTCTTTTACATTGACGGTGTAGGAACAATCATCACGATGTCTACAGCCTATGGAACCGATTTAGGGATCAGCTCTACTAACCTATTAATCATCCTTTTTGCCACCCAGGTCGTCGCCTGGCCGTTCGCAATTTTATTCGGAAAATTATCCGAGCGTTTTACCGGTAAAAAAATGCTTTATGTCGGAATTATTGTTTATATCTTTGTTTGTATTTACGCTTACTTCCTGGAAACAACGACGGACTTCTGGATCCTGGCAATGCTTGTTGCTACGTCCCAGGGCGGTATTCAGGCATTAAGCCGATCTTATTTTGCAAAATTGGTGCCTAAAGCGAATGCGAATGAGTTTTTCGGATTCTATAACATCTTCGGTAAATTCGCTTCAATCATGGGGCCTCTTATGGTCGGTCTTACAGCACAGCTTACAGGGAATTCGAGCATGGGCGTTTTCAGCCTCGTGATCCTTTTTGTTATTGGCATGATCATTCTGGCTTTTGTTCCAGAACCTGAAGCTCAGCCTCAAGCACCTGAAATTGCCTAA
- a CDS encoding sensor domain-containing diguanylate cyclase, which translates to MKINLRTYVALTFGVIIIALAMLLSITISKHSGDIIKREIGNSLSTTAFHMADKLDSFMWSRIGEVEVLSQIDDIKNAGNIGNAQILLDQLKASVPVFSWIGLTDEDGEVLAATDKILVGSDISKRPVYLEGKKGLFIGDVHNAVLLANLLPNPTGEPIQFVDISKPIVDENGNLTGILAAHLSWEWSKQMQDEIVEPLKDELTGAEIFIVSKSDDTVLLGPKNMIGMPLKINSLQNARKGENSWLVEKWPDGKNYLSGFAIGDGYNDYDGLGWTVIVRIPEENAFAPVESLKSYILKLGTMAAIFFALIGWVLAGFITNPLRKISKAAHSLRLGDKVHIPYIKGIKDLEVLSGSLGELVDSLVITESNLGKMETLAHNDLLTGLGNRVALDHFIKEAVFAKNQLSFLYLDLDGFKNVNDLYGHHTGDELLKEVAFRLIESIRKEDKIFRLGGDEFLVIVEVANDTPELFISKIANKLIQNVNKPYDMVDTEIYVGCSIGIANWPAHDQDPFTVISYADEALYTSKRSGKNKFTFHHDKTMNKMPGA; encoded by the coding sequence GTGAAGATTAACCTTCGAACTTATGTTGCATTAACTTTTGGGGTGATCATTATTGCCCTTGCGATGCTGTTAAGTATAACGATTAGCAAGCATTCAGGAGATATAATTAAAAGAGAAATAGGAAACAGTTTATCAACAACCGCTTTTCATATGGCTGATAAACTAGATTCATTTATGTGGTCACGAATTGGAGAGGTAGAGGTTTTAAGTCAAATTGACGATATTAAAAACGCTGGTAACATTGGAAATGCACAAATACTGCTAGACCAACTTAAGGCAAGCGTTCCCGTCTTTTCGTGGATTGGACTGACGGATGAAGACGGAGAAGTACTTGCAGCAACAGACAAGATTTTGGTAGGATCAGATATTTCAAAACGTCCAGTTTACCTGGAGGGAAAAAAAGGGCTTTTCATTGGTGATGTCCATAATGCCGTCCTGCTTGCGAATTTGCTGCCTAATCCTACGGGAGAACCGATACAATTCGTTGACATCAGTAAGCCGATAGTTGATGAAAACGGAAATCTGACTGGTATTTTGGCAGCCCACCTTAGCTGGGAGTGGTCTAAACAGATGCAGGATGAAATTGTTGAGCCACTAAAGGATGAATTGACTGGAGCGGAAATCTTCATCGTGAGCAAAAGTGACGATACTGTCCTTCTTGGTCCTAAAAATATGATTGGCATGCCGCTTAAGATTAATAGTCTACAAAATGCAAGGAAGGGAGAAAATAGCTGGCTAGTCGAGAAATGGCCTGACGGAAAAAACTACTTATCAGGGTTTGCAATTGGTGATGGGTATAATGATTATGATGGGCTTGGCTGGACGGTTATTGTCCGCATACCTGAAGAAAATGCATTCGCTCCCGTTGAGAGCTTAAAGTCTTATATATTGAAACTCGGGACGATGGCCGCTATATTCTTTGCTTTGATTGGCTGGGTGCTCGCAGGTTTTATTACGAACCCTTTAAGGAAAATTTCAAAAGCTGCCCATAGCCTAAGATTGGGTGATAAAGTACATATCCCATATATTAAAGGTATTAAAGATCTCGAAGTTCTCTCAGGTTCTCTTGGGGAGCTTGTGGACTCCTTGGTTATTACAGAATCAAACTTAGGGAAAATGGAAACACTAGCGCACAATGACCTCCTTACTGGACTTGGGAACCGCGTTGCCCTTGATCACTTTATTAAGGAGGCCGTTTTTGCTAAAAATCAGCTTTCCTTTTTATATTTAGATTTGGATGGCTTTAAAAATGTTAATGACCTTTATGGTCATCATACTGGTGACGAGCTGCTAAAGGAAGTAGCATTTAGATTAATAGAAAGCATTCGTAAAGAAGATAAAATCTTCAGGCTTGGTGGAGATGAATTCCTTGTTATTGTTGAAGTAGCCAATGACACTCCGGAATTATTTATTTCAAAAATTGCTAATAAGCTGATTCAAAACGTAAACAAGCCTTATGATATGGTAGATACCGAAATCTATGTCGGATGCAGTATCGGTATCGCTAATTGGCCCGCCCACGATCAAGACCCATTTACTGTTATAAGCTATGCCGATGAAGCACTCTATACATCGAAAAGGTCAGGAAAGAACAAATTTACATTCCACCATGATAAGACAATGAATAAAATGCCAGGAGCATAA
- a CDS encoding ectonucleotide pyrophosphatase/phosphodiesterase, protein MTRLTDHLIVISFDCLSEHDVPLLRELPNFKAFIENSSFCTQVETIYPSVTYPCHATIVTGNFPNRHGIVNNTFIQPGRISPDWYWHRRHIKGTTLYDEAKKAGMKTAALLWPVTAKADIDYNMPEIFANRPWHHQIPVSLSNGSPRYQLEMNAKFGHIRNGLSQPELDDFVLESTVETIKTRKPELMLIHFVDLDSQRHMHGFSSEEALAALHRHDKRLGRIMEALKEAGIAENTTVAILGDHSALDESKVVKLNVLFKERGLIQTNASGKVTDWKAYCKSCDGSAYVYLKGQKDDATKNTVTNILVELLKDGSNGIEAAITGSEANAKGADGTAFRMLEAARGFYFSDAIEGDYIEEVTEQDARTKKYTFACHGYSPEKEGYHTVFFAAGKGIRPGISIKSMHLVDEGPTFARLLGLDLGDTDGSIIEGILDI, encoded by the coding sequence ATGACACGATTGACAGACCACTTAATAGTCATATCTTTTGACTGTCTTTCTGAGCATGATGTTCCATTGCTCAGGGAGCTGCCAAATTTTAAGGCTTTTATAGAGAATAGTTCTTTCTGTACACAGGTAGAAACGATCTATCCTTCTGTTACATACCCTTGCCATGCGACTATCGTGACGGGTAATTTCCCTAATCGGCACGGTATTGTCAACAATACATTTATCCAGCCTGGCAGAATTTCACCAGACTGGTACTGGCACCGCCGCCATATAAAAGGGACAACCCTTTATGATGAGGCAAAAAAGGCGGGCATGAAAACCGCAGCATTATTATGGCCGGTGACGGCAAAAGCCGATATCGATTACAATATGCCAGAAATTTTTGCGAACAGGCCCTGGCATCATCAGATTCCCGTTTCGCTTTCCAATGGGAGTCCTCGATACCAGCTCGAAATGAACGCTAAATTCGGTCATATCAGAAATGGATTGAGCCAGCCGGAGCTCGACGACTTCGTTCTTGAATCAACAGTGGAAACCATCAAAACGAGGAAGCCAGAATTGATGTTGATTCATTTTGTCGATCTGGACTCCCAGCGCCATATGCACGGTTTTTCATCAGAAGAAGCACTGGCCGCACTTCACCGCCATGACAAGAGACTTGGAAGAATCATGGAAGCACTCAAAGAAGCAGGCATTGCTGAGAATACAACGGTTGCCATTCTTGGTGATCACAGTGCACTTGATGAGTCTAAAGTGGTGAAATTAAACGTATTATTTAAAGAACGAGGACTTATCCAAACCAATGCTTCAGGTAAAGTAACCGACTGGAAAGCCTATTGCAAGAGTTGTGACGGATCAGCCTATGTCTATCTAAAAGGTCAAAAAGATGATGCCACTAAAAATACCGTTACAAATATCTTAGTTGAGCTTTTAAAGGACGGCAGCAACGGTATTGAAGCAGCCATCACTGGTTCCGAGGCTAACGCAAAAGGAGCTGACGGAACTGCCTTCAGGATGCTGGAAGCCGCTAGAGGATTTTATTTTAGCGATGCAATTGAAGGTGACTACATCGAAGAAGTAACCGAACAGGATGCCAGGACTAAAAAATACACCTTTGCCTGCCATGGATACTCCCCTGAAAAAGAGGGATATCACACCGTTTTCTTCGCAGCTGGAAAAGGCATTCGTCCAGGAATCTCCATCAAGTCAATGCACCTCGTAGACGAAGGTCCAACCTTTGCCCGCCTGCTGGGTCTTGACTTGGGAGATACAGATGGCTCCATCATTGAAGGGATTTTGGATATTTAG
- a CDS encoding Zn-dependent hydrolase yields the protein MLDLKERIEQHIAQISEYTATPGKGTTRLTYSQEDLKTRNYIKGKMSEYGLQVREDGFGNIFGKLKGSLKDAPSVMVGSHFDSVPHGGSYDGPAGVVAALEVAGLFAKNNLSPKYPLEVVAMVEEEGARFGGGLMGSRGMVGLLSEEDFNNLRDSNGVSTVEAMAEIGLDSSLPKKRDPKTMKAFLELHIEQGPILEEKEIPIGVVEAIVGLTQLEVTVKGQAGHAGTTPMDRRADALVAAANIIARLPDLAAEEGTGTVITTGRLNVYPNGANVIPDQVVFSVDIRSGKEEHVLNVIEKTKNLVHFFSKNGIETTIDQLLYIQPKELNQGIRSLLKEKSEVLEIPYCSINSGAGHDAMVLSDYTDVGMLFIPSKDGLSHCPEEWSDSEDIAKAVQIFYETAKSLTEAD from the coding sequence TTGCTAGATTTAAAGGAACGCATTGAACAGCATATCGCTCAAATTAGTGAGTACACAGCGACTCCCGGAAAAGGGACGACAAGGCTGACCTACAGCCAGGAGGATTTAAAGACCCGCAATTATATAAAAGGAAAAATGAGTGAGTATGGGCTGCAGGTTAGAGAAGACGGCTTCGGCAATATTTTTGGCAAACTGAAAGGTAGCTTGAAAGACGCACCGAGCGTGATGGTCGGGTCGCATTTTGACTCCGTCCCTCACGGCGGCTCCTATGATGGACCTGCTGGAGTTGTTGCCGCTCTAGAGGTAGCAGGGCTCTTTGCTAAAAATAACTTGAGCCCCAAGTATCCTCTCGAAGTCGTTGCCATGGTAGAAGAAGAAGGCGCAAGGTTTGGCGGAGGGCTGATGGGATCCCGAGGGATGGTCGGTTTGCTGAGTGAAGAGGATTTTAATAATCTGAGAGACTCAAACGGTGTTTCCACAGTGGAAGCAATGGCTGAAATTGGGCTTGACTCATCACTTCCGAAAAAAAGAGATCCGAAAACGATGAAGGCTTTCCTCGAGTTACATATTGAACAAGGTCCTATTTTAGAAGAAAAAGAGATTCCGATTGGAGTTGTCGAGGCGATTGTTGGACTGACTCAGCTGGAAGTCACTGTAAAAGGGCAGGCAGGGCACGCAGGTACCACCCCGATGGACCGCCGGGCAGATGCTCTGGTAGCCGCAGCGAATATAATCGCTCGCTTACCAGATCTTGCTGCAGAGGAAGGAACAGGAACGGTCATTACCACCGGTCGCTTAAATGTTTACCCGAATGGGGCGAATGTCATTCCTGATCAGGTAGTTTTCTCGGTTGATATTCGCTCAGGAAAGGAAGAACACGTCCTGAATGTCATCGAGAAAACAAAGAATCTAGTTCATTTTTTTAGTAAAAATGGAATCGAAACAACGATTGATCAGCTTTTATATATCCAGCCGAAAGAACTGAATCAAGGTATCCGCTCTCTTTTAAAAGAGAAAAGCGAAGTGTTGGAAATCCCGTATTGTTCGATCAATAGCGGAGCCGGTCACGATGCGATGGTTTTATCCGATTACACAGACGTTGGAATGCTGTTCATTCCAAGTAAGGATGGACTAAGTCATTGTCCGGAAGAATGGTCAGATTCAGAAGACATAGCTAAAGCTGTTCAAATTTTTTACGAAACAGCTAAGAGTTTAACGGAGGCGGATTGA
- a CDS encoding HD domain-containing protein: MDLIDKALQIASMAHEGQYRKNTIIPYIAHPVAVGMILQKAGYRKEVVAAGILHDTVEDTDLTMEDIEQEFGKEIATIVEGCSEPDKSLSWEERKEHTIEFLKTASEEIRVVACADKLHNVRSIHQDVEESGEEVWKRFRRGKKQQEWYYRNVVESLGYATKFPLLAKLEKEIDRLFEKEEINYNESDFSITEDAGLDKDDILDRKHPNRK; this comes from the coding sequence ATGGATTTAATCGACAAAGCATTGCAAATTGCTTCAATGGCACATGAGGGACAATATCGCAAAAATACAATAATACCGTATATTGCTCACCCGGTGGCAGTAGGGATGATTTTACAAAAAGCGGGATACCGCAAAGAAGTGGTTGCAGCCGGAATCCTGCATGACACAGTTGAAGACACCGATTTAACAATGGAAGATATAGAGCAGGAGTTTGGAAAAGAAATCGCAACAATCGTTGAAGGGTGCTCTGAGCCAGACAAGTCTCTTTCCTGGGAAGAACGCAAAGAGCACACAATTGAGTTTTTGAAAACTGCATCCGAAGAAATCCGCGTGGTAGCTTGTGCGGACAAATTACATAATGTCAGGTCAATTCACCAGGACGTCGAAGAATCCGGCGAGGAAGTCTGGAAAAGATTCAGACGCGGAAAAAAGCAACAGGAATGGTATTACAGGAATGTTGTGGAAAGCCTTGGCTATGCCACGAAGTTTCCGCTGCTGGCAAAACTTGAAAAGGAAATAGATCGTTTATTTGAAAAAGAAGAAATCAACTACAACGAATCCGACTTTTCGATAACAGAAGACGCTGGCTTGGACAAGGATGACATTCTGGACAGGAAACATCCTAACCGGAAATAA